CCGATTTTTGGGAGAACGGTAAGATCTGGAAAGATCTGGGTAGTCTTTATAGGGACAGAAAGATCCATATGAAGTTTGGCCCTCAAATAGACACCAAGGACGCAAGAAAGGCTCAGGAAACACTTTTGAATTTCGTATTAACTAATTTAAAAGAATGGAATGTAGAAATTCTTTCCTAACATAATAGAACGAATACGCGGATCGAAAGAGAATCGATCCGCTCTTTTCTCTAGGTGAAAAGGTTCAGTAACCTCCCCCGCCTCCTCCTCCACTTCCCCCACCGTATCCGCAAGCGGCGGCAGCCAATAGATATTGGGAAGAACATGCGGTATTCGCATATCCCGGGTTTTCATTAGAACAAGTTAAGTACAACGCGGCTGCCGCACTACAGTTCTTTTTGTCGTTCTTATCATTTCCTCCGGTTCCGTATAAATCGTTATATGCATCACAATTTACAAAACCAAGCGAAGATAGAACCAATAGTAAGATCAAAATCCTTCTTTTAGTTCGCATAAACATTCTCCATATTATGGCAGATAATTTTTTCAAACAATATCCGACTGATAAAGTTCCGCAATGGTTTTAGGATTAGATCTCTATTCTTCGGAACCAACAATACAATTCCGGAAACAGAGAATGTTATATATTCGTTTATTTTAACGGAACCAAAAACGATCTCCTTCTAAGAAACGTTTTACACCTTCTTTGGTGCTTTTGCTTTCCATTACGGGAAAAGTATTTCTGGCTTCTACAGTTAATGCTTCTTGTAAAGGAAGATCCCAACCAACTAAAGCTGAATTTAGATCCGCAAACATTGCGTCTCTAGGTTGCTTACAAAGTTGAGTTGCATAAGAAAATGCCCTTTCTAGACCTTTTCCTTTTTTCACAAGTTCCCATACTAAGCCTAGTTGATAGGCTCTCTCTGCACGAATTCTTTGTCCCGTTAAGATCAAAGGAAGTGCCGCTCCCCAACCCAGCAATCTAGGAAGATAAACGGTTCCTCCATCGACCAAAGGAACTCCCCATCTTCTGCAAGCAACGGAGAATATCGCCTGAGGTTCCGCAATACGAATATGACCGTGGCAAAATAATTCCAAACCGCCAGCATATGTATAACCGTGAGATACTGTAATTACTGGTTTTTTCTGTACGATCCTAGATCCTCCCAACGGGCCGGGATCATTCTTTGCATATTCTTCTCTTTCTTCTTTATTCAGATACAGATTTGCCATTTTGTCCAAACCGGAAAGATCCGCTCCGGAACAGAATGCTTTATCTCCCGCCCCATGTAATATGGCTACGGTAAGTTCCGGATCTTCTTGGAAAGTTTTCCAAGCGGTCAGAAACAGATCCGCCATCTCCTTGTTTACAGCATTATGAACCTCCGGACGATTCATAGTGATCTGAAAAATTTTACCGCCCGCAACTTCGTGAATATTTGTAACTAATGGAAGATCTGACATGCCTAAATAAAAAACTAGATCCATAATACAGAAAGAACTTTTTTGTTTGGTGTTGACATCTTATATCTTACGTCTAAGATTCCATCTGCCTTAGTTAAATCCGGTATGCCTCAAAAAGAACAACTCGGAATAAACCAAACTGCCAAGACCCTGGATTTCCTAACCGAACTTCTGGATACTTATGTTTGGGAAACGGAAGATATAAGTCATTGCAAGATCCCTTCCCAACTCTCTAAACGTTTGGGTTTATACGAATCTGAAATCTCTCTTTCCTTTCTAACCACAAAGATCCATCCGGAAGACAGGAGAAAGATAGAGTTACAAATAGACTCTGCAAAAAACGGGCAAACCCCGGATGCCTTCGAGTTGAAAATAGCGGGAGTCGACGGTAATTTTTTATACTTCAAGGTCGGAATACGTTACTTGAAAGCCTCCGAGGAGGTTTCCGGAAAATTCATATTCCTATTCCAAGAGATCACGAAACTTAAGGCGGATAGAGAATCTCTCAGGCAAAGTAATAGGAGATTAAAGTTAGCAACAAAAGCGGCTAACGTAGGAATTTGGGACCTGGATCTGATCAAAAATATCCTAGTCTGGGATGAGGGAATGTACAATCTTTATGGAATTCCTAAAATGGAATTTTCAGGAGCATACGAGGCTTGGGAAAAGTCCCTTCACCCGGAAGATAAAACTAGAGCAATAGAAGACTTTTATGATGCGGTTGCCGGAAAAAAAGAATTCGATACAGAATTTAGGATCATATGGCCGGACAAATCCATTCATTATATCAAAGCGAATGCAACGGTGTTTCGAGACTCGGAAGGAAATCCGGTCCAGATGATCGGAACAAATTGGGATATCACTCGCGTCAAACTTGCCGATCAAGAATCCAGAAAGAATCAGGATAGCCTTGTATTAAGCGAACTCATGTTCAGAGGCGCCTTCGAAAGCAACGGGATCGGAATGGCGCTCGTTTCTTCCGAAGGAAAGTGGTTAAAGGTAAACAGAAAACTCTGCGAGATGCTCGGCTATGAAGAATCCGAATTTTATTCGCTTACCTTCCAAGATATCACGCACCCGGAAGATCTAGAAAAAGATCTAAATTACGTAAAACAGATTTTAGATAAAGAAATCAGCTCCTATAAGATGGAAAAACGATATTTCAAAAAGGACAGATCCATTATCTGGATCAACTTAAGTGTGTCCTCCGTCCGAGATAAATTCGAAAACTTTTTGTATTTTGTTTCTCAAATAGAAGATATTACGGAAAAGAAAATCGCAGAACAATCATTGATTGCGATAAACTATGAGATGAAACAGATCCTGGATTCTGCCACTCAAGTCGCTATTATTAAAACGGATCTACATGGAGTGATCACTGTTTTTAGCAAAGGGGCAGAGAATTTATTCGGATATTCTGAAGAGGAACTGGTCGGAAAATATACTCCGGAAATACTCCACGAAAAAGAGGATATGAATAAAAGAAGTAAGGAACTTACGGAACTATACAATAAAGAAATTAAAGGTTTCGATATATTCAGCGAGGTTGCCAAAAGGGAATCCTACGATTCTAGGATCTGGAAATATAGAAGAAAGGACGGAAGTGTATTTCCGGCACAAATGATCATTACGGCAGTCAAAGGACTTGATTCCAAACTTTCAGGATTTTTAGGAATTGGCACCGACGTATCCGGTGCTCAAGAGTATTTGGAAAGATTGGAAGATACTAAATTACAATTGGAAATTTTAGCCGACCAATTGGGAAGAAAGAATGCACAACTTCTAAACTACGCGCATATCACGTCTCATAACCTAAGAGCGCCTACTAGTAATTTAATATCCTTAGTCGAATTGGTAGAAGAAGCAAAATCCGAAGAAGAGGTCCATTCCTTAATCGGAAAGTTCAAGATCTCCGTGGATTATCTGCAAGAAACCTTGGATAGTCTAGTGGAAGTATTAAAAATACAAGAAGGAACTAAAAGAAAGATCGAAACAGTAAGATTCGAAGCTATTCTTAAAAAGATCCTGAGAATTTTGGAAGGTCAGATCTTGGAAACTTCCACGGAGGTCCGCTACGACTTTTCCTCACTGGAAGAATTCGAATACGATAGGACCTATCTCGAAAGTATCTTATTAAATCTAATTTCAAATTCCATTAAATATAGATCTCCAAATCGTAATCCTAGGATAGATATCCGTACGGAAATTACGGGCGGAAGATATGTACTCGTTGTGGAGGACAATGGATTAGGTATAGATCTGAAAAAATACCAAAACAAATTGTTCGGTTTACATAAAACATTCCATAGACATCCGGATGCAAGAGGTGTAGGACTGTTTCTTACTAAGTCTCAGGTAGAAGCCCTAAATGGCAGGATTTATGCAGAAAGTGAATTGGATCATGGTACTAAGATGATCATAGAATTGCAGTCTGTATCCCTTTAAATCGGTAAAGCACGAAAATCCACGTTTTAGTAGGAATTCCAACCTTATAATAGGTTCTTAATTCTATTTAACGAATAAATATCCGTTTTCATTCGATTTCATTAAATTCGATCATATTTTGATTTTTGTAATATTCTATTAATTTTCAAAATAAGTCGAATCAGGTTGCTCCTTTACTTAAAAAGATCTACACTTAAGGAATGGATAATAGAAGCCAGAAATCGGACCAAAAGTACCGAATGAGAACCCAACCGGGCGGCGTCGTGATTCATTCACGAGCTCAGCCCCAAAAACCAATTAAGTACAGAACAGGAAAACCGGAAGAAACGGAAATAGCTTCCTTTTGGGTATTTTACCTCTTCCTATTTTTAGGATCGTTAATACCAATCATAGGAGTATTCCCTGCGTTTGTCCTGTTCTCGTTTGCGAAAAATAAGTTTTTTAAATTTCTTCCGCTTGTTTTGAGTATAATAACCACCAGTTACGCTCTTTATATAAGAGCTCACTCAGGTTCCGTATTCCAACAGCTGAGAAATTTAGTCTATTAAGCCGAAAAACTTAGAAGGGCTTAAATTCTTCTTTAGAAAGAATAAATAAGTCCTGAGCATCTTTAGCTTTCTTTTAAAAGCCGGCAAAACCGGCTACTATTGCTCTATCGTTTAAGACCAACCAAAAGTTTCCGGATTCTAAAATTTTGCCGTTTAAAAGGAAGTCGAAAAAACCACCTCCTTTGAAAAAATTCCAGTAACGTTATCCAGCTTGTTATTGGAAGATGTTATCCCCGCCTTATTTAAACTGATTTCGTCTAAAGAGGCTTTTCTTTCAGAAATGTCTACGAATGGGATCTTATATGACGTTAAATTTTTAACGATCTCATTGGCTAAAATTTTAGTATCTATATGTTCCGAAGTATTGTTCTTGAATTTTTGAAGTTCTAAGTATCCTTTAACGGAATCCTTTTTGTAAAAATCCGAGAGTGAACCGCTCATATTTTGAACAGTCTCTCGAACTTCCTTTACCCCCCATTGTTTTGTGCCTTCAGCCTCATTTGGGTCCCGATATTCCACGCTTGCGCAATAATAAAAACTTAATATGCTAAAAGAGAGAAATAGATAAAATTTCATTTTCGAACTAAACTATATAACGACCTAAAAATAGGAAACGCAAAGAACAAAAATCTTGCCTATCTTTCTGGGATAGTTAGTCTAACAGCAAACTCGGAATCTATTACCTATGAAACGCTCCATTGTATCTAGAGAAGGGGTCGGGCTTTCAGCCACTGTGATCCAAAAAAGAGAATTATACCTTTCCAGAGTAGTGACAGATCTGCCTACTTTGGTATTCGTAAAAAAAGGGGTCAAAAGCCTAAAGCATAACGATTTGGAGCTGGACATCAAATCAGGAGAAGCGGTGGCAATTGCCGGAGGCCAAGCATTCGATGTGATCAATCGGCCTCATCAAGGAGAATTCGAGGCGGCGTGGATCGCATTCCATCCGAACGTGATCCGAAATTACAAGAATAATCCTGAAGGGACCAAGGACATAGATCCAGCATTCATTTTTTCTAATATATCTTCTGGATTTTCGGAGGCATTTAGACTCGCACGAGAATCCATTACCACAGACAAATTGATCTCCGACCAAGTTGCGATCCATAGGGCAACGGAGATATTAATCTGGTTAGGGGAATATGGCAGAAAATTTAAGATACCTTCTACCGATAATATCTCACAAAAGGTTCGGTCTTTTTTGAGCGCAAATCCCGCAAAGGACTGGTCTGCTGTGGAAATTGCGGATCGCCTGGAAATGAGCGAGGCAACTTTGAGAAGAAGACTTTCCTCTGAACTTTCTTCTTTTTCCGAAATACTGATCGATGTCAGAATGTCGTTCGCCCTTTCCCTCTTACAAGCAACGGATCGTACTATAGGAGAGATCGCGAGAGAAGCAGGTTACGATTCTGCTTCTAGATTTGCAGTCCGATTCCGGGATAGATTCGGATATTCCCCCACTATGCTAAGGAGAGAAGCCGGTCGTGATCGGAACGGCACAATCCTTGATCGGGTCCGGACATAAGGCCTATTTTTTCATAAATTTCGAATGCTTATTTATACTTCCGATGTTATTCTGCATCGTCAAGAACTCGGAGGTTTTATGAAGAGATTCCTATCGTTTCAAAACGGTATTTTACTTTGTGTTTTATTCTTTGCTGGATCAGCATTTGCCGGAGACCTAAAGGTCACTAGCTCCGCCCTCAAAGAAGGAGGAACAATCACAAACGCTCATGTTTTTTCGGGATTCGGATGTTCGGGAGAAAATAATTCTCCCGACTTACAATGGTCAGGCGCGCCTAAGGAAACTAAATTTTTTGCCGTAACTGCATACGATCCGGACGCTCCCACCGGAAGCGGATGGTGGCATTGGACTGTGATCAATATTCCAGCGACTGTAACAAGTCTTCCGGCAAAAGCGGGAAATGATAAAGGACCTCTTCCTGCAGGAGCGGTCCAAGGTAGAACCGATTTTGGGAAACCTGGATACGGCGGCCCTTGTCCTCCTAAAGGAGACAAGCCTCACCGTTATATCTTCAAGGTGTTTGCTTTAAAGGATAAGATCGATCTAGATGGAGAAGCGTCCGGTGCGTTAGTAGGGTTTTACATTAATTCCCTAAAACTTGCAGAAGGAAAATTGACCGCAAAATACGGAAGATAAACTTTTCTCCGAAGTCGGGATTTTACCCGGCTTCGGATTTTTACGTTATTCGAAACGATTAGAAAAACAAAATTTATTCCGCGTTCAATAATGTAAGCGCAATCTCTCTGGAACAATCATACGCTTCTATATCCAACACAAAATCATCTCCGGAAGTAATATTGGTAAGGATCTCAGTCCCACTGCTTCTTAATTCGCCGGTTATTACATGATCTAATTGCATATATTCAACATTACCGATCCCAAAAGTATAACCGTGTTCGGTGAGTATGATCATTTTATTCGACTTCTCATTGATGCCGGCAATCCTTCCCTTCATTATTCCTCCCTAATGAAACTAGATAAGAGTGATTACTAATGTAGACGGATCTTAGTAAAAATCCCTACACTATGTCTTACAATTTCAAAAAATTTCGCAAAAAATAGGAAGATAGGTGTTAAGTAGCCGACCTAAGACCATGAGTCTCTTGAGTAATAGGTCGACATTTTAAACGGATTCATACTAGTATACATTGTAAATATGTCATTCGCAGATATCCCACAAAAGACCTGGCCTTCTCCGGAGATCGTTTCAGATCTTGCAGAAGTTCGCAAACAAGCACCACTAACGCATATACTCACAAATATCGTAGTCACTAACTGGACCGCGAATGTACTTCTGGCAGCCGGGGCCTCTCCTGCAATGGTTATTGCAGAAGAAGAAGTTTCCGATTTTGCGGCAATCGCGAGCGGAATGCTGATTAACGTAGGGACCATCAATAACTTTGATGCAAAATCAATGAAGTCGGCTGCGATCTCTGCACAAAAAGCGAGAACTCCTTGGGTTTTAGATCCGGTCGCAGTAGGTGCTCTTAAATATAGGACTGAGATAGCGAAAGACCTTTTACAACATAAACCGACTGTAATCAGAGGAAATGCTTCCGAGATTTTGGCGATTGCAGGTGCAATAGGCGGAGGAAAGGGTGTGGATTCAACCGCTTCTTCGTCCGACGCGTTACCTCTTGCTCGGGAGCTGGCCGCAAAAAGTACAGCCGTAGTTGCTGTTAGCGGAGAAATTGATTATATAACCAACGGAAAAGAAACGATCTCTGTGCCAGGCGGTCATATTTTGATGACTAAGGTTACAGGAGTGGGGTGTTCTTTAGGGGCATTGATTGCCTCATTTTTAGGAATTCAAAAAGATCCGTTACGTGCTGCTGCATCTGCATCCGCTGTATTTGCGATTGCAGGTTCTAAGGCTGCCGAAAGATCCTCAGGCACAGGGAGTTTCGCAGTGGCATTCCTGGACGAGCTGTCGAATCTCGGGACCTAAAACGCCTAAGTGAATTTATTTTCTTCCTACGGTAATAGACCTATATCGCTGGCCTTCCTGACTAGTTCAGCTCTATTATGTACATTCAGTTTTTTGTATATATTCTTAACATGATGCTGGACCGTATATTTGCTGACTTTTAGGAATTCAGCGACCCTTCCGATCGTTTTTCCTTTTACCATCTCGTCCAGGATCTGTTTTTCCTTCGGAGTGAGCTTAAATTCTCCTGAATAATCCTTTTGTTTAAAACTATTCAGCACGCGAAATGCGATGGTAGGAGTAATGATCGCTCCCCCTTTTAAGATCGTGTCGACCACGTCGGCAATATCCTTTAATTCGGATTTCAGGATATAACCGATCGCACCGTTCTTTAATGATTCATAAATTAGTTCGTCGGAATTCATATTAGAGAGCATAATTTTGGCGATTTCAGGATCTCTTGCGGAAATTTTTCCGGCAAGCTCTACCCCGTTCATCTCAGCCAACATGATATCCAAGAAAATAATATCTAAGGACCTTCCCTTCTCATCTTCCCAAAATGATTCCGCAGATCCCCAATGAAATACTCCGCCTATCTCCGGAATAGACTCCAAGGTCTTCAGGATCTGTTCCTTAAAACTTTCGTCGTTTTCTACGATTCCTACTTTGATTTCCGAATTTTTCATGATAGTATTCACACCTTTATTTTTTTACGGAAAAATTTCCGATCGGGATATTGATTTTTATTTTATATACGTTTTCGACTAAGGACATTTCCACTTTTCCGCCTAGGCCGGAGATCCTATAGATCAGGTTCTCTGTGCCTCTTCCAGTTCTATGTTTTTTTAGATGATAAGAGGACTCTGCATTCATTTCGGTGATCAGGTTCCCATCTTCCAAATAGAAATTCCATTTGGCTACGCCCTGCCCGTATTTTAGGTCGTTGTTCGTGATCTCGTTTACGATACTATATAATTCAATAATGGAAGTTTCATTTTTTTCTTCTTCGAAAAATTGAAGGAGTTCGTCCTGGCATTCGAATTCCAAATCTCTTTCCACATCCGAATATCTTCTAAGTAAGACCAAATTGATCCCGGTGATAAAATTCTCGGACAATAATCCGAGATCTTCTATCTTCAACATCTGTTCTCTTAGAATATGTATGGATTGATTTACCGCTTCGTTGATCTTCTTAAAGATCGGTCTATCTTCCTGGTTTTGGGCCATCAATTCTTCGGATAAAAATTTTAGGTCGGTGAGTTTTCCGCCTAAGTGATCGTGTAAATCTATATTGATCCTTTGCCTTACATTATTTACGGCCTCTCTTTTTTCGTTCTCCTGATTTAAACGACTCTTGTGACCGTCTGCCAAAGCGAGTAAGTTATTGATCCTTAAGATCAACTCCTCAAAATCGAAAGGTTTGAGTAGATAATCGTTCGCTCCGTTGTTCAAGGCGGCCATCAGATCCTTGTCCTGATTTTTTGCAGTCAACATCAGGATGGGAAGCTCTAATGTGCTCATTGTCTTACGGATCTCTCTAGCGGTATCTAACCCCGACATCTTAGGCATCATTACGTCCAGGATCACTGCATCGAACGCCTTATCCTTTTGTAATATTTCCAAGGCTTCCATTCCGCTTTTTGCCGTGACCGAAGAAATATTTCGCAGGGAAAGATAGTTTTGTATTACCTGCAAATTTACCGGCTCGTCGTCTACCACCAAGATCCTCGCATTCTTCTCGAAATCGGAGGATTCATCTTGAATAGCGGCGGTTGATCCGGGATGATTTCCTTGTTTATAATTTTTTAATTCTTTTCCATCGGATTTCGGGATCCTGCCGGATACTAATGGAATTGTAAAATAAAAACGAGAACCTGAGCCAGGACTGGATTCCACTCCAATCTCTCCTCCATGCAACGCGACTAATGCTCTGCTGATCGCAAGTCCTAACCCCGCACCGGAACTATTTTTAGAATCCCCTCTTTCCACTTGTTCAAAAAATTCGAATACTTTTTGATGTTCTATCGGATCGATTCCAATCCCCGTATCTGAAACGCTGATCTCAGCAATTCCAAGCGCCTTAATACGAGCGCTAACGACGATCTCTCCCTTCTCCGTAAATTTGATCGCATTGCTGACTAAGTTCTGAAGGATCTGCTGTAATCGATTCTCATCCGCCAGTAAATCTGGAAACTCGGGCAAAATAGCGTTCACCAATTTGATCTTAGTCTCGTCTGTAGAGATCCTATTTAGTTCCAGAGTAAAATTCACCGCTTGGTATAGATCCACGGATCTTAAGTTCAGATTCAAATCCTTATGCTTTAATTTAGAAAAATCAATAATATCATTTACTAAACTAGAAAGCCTTTGCCCGCTAGTGACGATCATTCCCAATTGTCTTTCCACGGATTGGGTTAAGGGTCCTCCTACTCCTCTTTTTAAAGAATCCGCAATACCGATGATCCCTTGCAACGGAGTTCTTAATTCATGAGATGTATTTGCTAAGAACTCGTCTTTTAGTTTATCCAAAGAGATCAATCTCTGATTGGATTCCCGTAAATCATGAGCTAACTTTTCGGAAAGTTTATAAGCGCTTGTGAATCTTTGAGATACCATAAACGCCTGGGCCACGAAAAAAGAAGCCACTCCGTAAGAGGAGAAGTATGCTGTGTTTATGATCATATTCGCATACAATATGTCGTTAGTCACGACCGCAAAAAAAAGTAGAAAGAAGAATAGACCGACCTCTGCCCCTAATTTTTTGTTCCGGATCGCTTTCCAAAAAACGTATACTAGATAGATGCAAGCGATAGTTACTAAAATCCCGAAAATAGAAATGGTCTTGGAATATATGATCAAAGGAAAGAATAATACGATAAAGGAAAGCCCGACGATGATGCTGATAAAAAACCGAACGACTTTTTTGTTCAACTCGTCGGGATATAAGGTCCTGATAAATAATGGAAAAAATATGCTAATGAAAAAACTGGATATCAATTCCAATCTATATCCCCATTCAAAATCGAAATTCGGAAAAATAGAATATAATATTCTTTCTCCAGTGATCAAAATACGAATAGTGGAACAAATCGTTAGAATTCCGTAATAAAGTGTGGAAGTTTCTCTTCTTAAAAACGCGAATAAGCTCAGGTGATATAAGCCTAAGACAAAAAGCCCTCCTCCTATAAATAGATCCAATCTAATATTACTTTGGCGGATAGAGACTAGCTCTTTTCTTTTTCCTAAAAAGATCTTTGCCCAAGGACCACCTTTAAAATGCGAAAAATTGGAAACCTCTATCGCAATCTCATTCTCCCTTCCTAAATCAAATACTTCGCTCACTCCCGGCCTATACAATGGCTGACTTGTTTCGGGAGTTTTTCCCACCACCCCGCTGGAGATTACCTTTTTTCCGTTTACATAAAGTGAATAAGAAGTGGAAGCTTCCAACATCTTGATCGCCATATCGGTTTCCGGTTTATCTAAACGAACTAGTATTTTATAGGTAGCAAATCCGAAGCCTGGATATTTGCGATTTTGATCTTTATATTCATTCCAGACATTAGGCACGTCTCCGAATTTG
This genomic stretch from Leptospira licerasiae serovar Varillal str. VAR 010 harbors:
- the thiM gene encoding hydroxyethylthiazole kinase, which translates into the protein MSFADIPQKTWPSPEIVSDLAEVRKQAPLTHILTNIVVTNWTANVLLAAGASPAMVIAEEEVSDFAAIASGMLINVGTINNFDAKSMKSAAISAQKARTPWVLDPVAVGALKYRTEIAKDLLQHKPTVIRGNASEILAIAGAIGGGKGVDSTASSSDALPLARELAAKSTAVVAVSGEIDYITNGKETISVPGGHILMTKVTGVGCSLGALIASFLGIQKDPLRAAASASAVFAIAGSKAAERSSGTGSFAVAFLDELSNLGT
- a CDS encoding LuxR C-terminal-related transcriptional regulator, whose translation is MKNSEIKVGIVENDESFKEQILKTLESIPEIGGVFHWGSAESFWEDEKGRSLDIIFLDIMLAEMNGVELAGKISARDPEIAKIMLSNMNSDELIYESLKNGAIGYILKSELKDIADVVDTILKGGAIITPTIAFRVLNSFKQKDYSGEFKLTPKEKQILDEMVKGKTIGRVAEFLKVSKYTVQHHVKNIYKKLNVHNRAELVRKASDIGLLP
- a CDS encoding ATP-binding protein, producing the protein MVSASSQKFQGVLLISILLFSLGCDSGSLSKKRPRVESGILDLSNRWDFEKEEPLSIEGDWVFYWSQLFSEIKSPLTSDLGPTQKSNGQIKFGDVPNVWNEYKDQNRKYPGFGFATYKILVRLDKPETDMAIKMLEASTSYSLYVNGKKVISSGVVGKTPETSQPLYRPGVSEVFDLGRENEIAIEVSNFSHFKGGPWAKIFLGKRKELVSIRQSNIRLDLFIGGGLFVLGLYHLSLFAFLRRETSTLYYGILTICSTIRILITGERILYSIFPNFDFEWGYRLELISSFFISIFFPLFIRTLYPDELNKKVVRFFISIIVGLSFIVLFFPLIIYSKTISIFGILVTIACIYLVYVFWKAIRNKKLGAEVGLFFFLLFFAVVTNDILYANMIINTAYFSSYGVASFFVAQAFMVSQRFTSAYKLSEKLAHDLRESNQRLISLDKLKDEFLANTSHELRTPLQGIIGIADSLKRGVGGPLTQSVERQLGMIVTSGQRLSSLVNDIIDFSKLKHKDLNLNLRSVDLYQAVNFTLELNRISTDETKIKLVNAILPEFPDLLADENRLQQILQNLVSNAIKFTEKGEIVVSARIKALGIAEISVSDTGIGIDPIEHQKVFEFFEQVERGDSKNSSGAGLGLAISRALVALHGGEIGVESSPGSGSRFYFTIPLVSGRIPKSDGKELKNYKQGNHPGSTAAIQDESSDFEKNARILVVDDEPVNLQVIQNYLSLRNISSVTAKSGMEALEILQKDKAFDAVILDVMMPKMSGLDTAREIRKTMSTLELPILMLTAKNQDKDLMAALNNGANDYLLKPFDFEELILRINNLLALADGHKSRLNQENEKREAVNNVRQRINIDLHDHLGGKLTDLKFLSEELMAQNQEDRPIFKKINEAVNQSIHILREQMLKIEDLGLLSENFITGINLVLLRRYSDVERDLEFECQDELLQFFEEEKNETSIIELYSIVNEITNNDLKYGQGVAKWNFYLEDGNLITEMNAESSYHLKKHRTGRGTENLIYRISGLGGKVEMSLVENVYKIKINIPIGNFSVKK
- a CDS encoding enoyl-CoA hydratase-related protein — encoded protein: MDLVFYLGMSDLPLVTNIHEVAGGKIFQITMNRPEVHNAVNKEMADLFLTAWKTFQEDPELTVAILHGAGDKAFCSGADLSGLDKMANLYLNKEEREEYAKNDPGPLGGSRIVQKKPVITVSHGYTYAGGLELFCHGHIRIAEPQAIFSVACRRWGVPLVDGGTVYLPRLLGWGAALPLILTGQRIRAERAYQLGLVWELVKKGKGLERAFSYATQLCKQPRDAMFADLNSALVGWDLPLQEALTVEARNTFPVMESKSTKEGVKRFLEGDRFWFR
- a CDS encoding YbhB/YbcL family Raf kinase inhibitor-like protein, encoding MKRFLSFQNGILLCVLFFAGSAFAGDLKVTSSALKEGGTITNAHVFSGFGCSGENNSPDLQWSGAPKETKFFAVTAYDPDAPTGSGWWHWTVINIPATVTSLPAKAGNDKGPLPAGAVQGRTDFGKPGYGGPCPPKGDKPHRYIFKVFALKDKIDLDGEASGALVGFYINSLKLAEGKLTAKYGR
- a CDS encoding PAS domain-containing sensor histidine kinase, whose translation is MPQKEQLGINQTAKTLDFLTELLDTYVWETEDISHCKIPSQLSKRLGLYESEISLSFLTTKIHPEDRRKIELQIDSAKNGQTPDAFELKIAGVDGNFLYFKVGIRYLKASEEVSGKFIFLFQEITKLKADRESLRQSNRRLKLATKAANVGIWDLDLIKNILVWDEGMYNLYGIPKMEFSGAYEAWEKSLHPEDKTRAIEDFYDAVAGKKEFDTEFRIIWPDKSIHYIKANATVFRDSEGNPVQMIGTNWDITRVKLADQESRKNQDSLVLSELMFRGAFESNGIGMALVSSEGKWLKVNRKLCEMLGYEESEFYSLTFQDITHPEDLEKDLNYVKQILDKEISSYKMEKRYFKKDRSIIWINLSVSSVRDKFENFLYFVSQIEDITEKKIAEQSLIAINYEMKQILDSATQVAIIKTDLHGVITVFSKGAENLFGYSEEELVGKYTPEILHEKEDMNKRSKELTELYNKEIKGFDIFSEVAKRESYDSRIWKYRRKDGSVFPAQMIITAVKGLDSKLSGFLGIGTDVSGAQEYLERLEDTKLQLEILADQLGRKNAQLLNYAHITSHNLRAPTSNLISLVELVEEAKSEEEVHSLIGKFKISVDYLQETLDSLVEVLKIQEGTKRKIETVRFEAILKKILRILEGQILETSTEVRYDFSSLEEFEYDRTYLESILLNLISNSIKYRSPNRNPRIDIRTEITGGRYVLVVEDNGLGIDLKKYQNKLFGLHKTFHRHPDARGVGLFLTKSQVEALNGRIYAESELDHGTKMIIELQSVSL
- a CDS encoding AraC family transcriptional regulator, producing MKRSIVSREGVGLSATVIQKRELYLSRVVTDLPTLVFVKKGVKSLKHNDLELDIKSGEAVAIAGGQAFDVINRPHQGEFEAAWIAFHPNVIRNYKNNPEGTKDIDPAFIFSNISSGFSEAFRLARESITTDKLISDQVAIHRATEILIWLGEYGRKFKIPSTDNISQKVRSFLSANPAKDWSAVEIADRLEMSEATLRRRLSSELSSFSEILIDVRMSFALSLLQATDRTIGEIAREAGYDSASRFAVRFRDRFGYSPTMLRREAGRDRNGTILDRVRT